One region of Psychrobacter sp. DAB_AL43B genomic DNA includes:
- a CDS encoding OmpA family protein — MPTLLISLDSDGDGILDDIDECPETSTNVVVDESGCPVSVDILMYEGVEARVFFPENSSEPIASSYRGFDKFGEYLRNNNKEFLIEGHISTHEKNSGSGTLATTRAEFIKNYIVLNYGINPRRFKVIGRSDTQPIASNDDPEDRKKNQRVYVTENRWSNTDD; from the coding sequence ATGCCCACATTGCTTATCAGTTTGGACTCAGATGGTGATGGCATACTCGATGATATAGACGAATGTCCTGAAACGTCAACTAATGTAGTCGTAGATGAAAGCGGCTGTCCTGTATCTGTAGACATACTTATGTATGAAGGGGTGGAGGCTCGTGTATTCTTCCCTGAGAACAGTAGTGAGCCTATTGCTTCAAGCTATCGAGGTTTCGATAAATTCGGCGAGTATCTAAGAAATAATAATAAAGAGTTTTTGATAGAGGGACATATAAGTACCCATGAAAAAAACTCTGGTAGCGGTACATTAGCAACGACTCGAGCAGAGTTTATAAAAAATTATATTGTCTTAAATTATGGAATCAATCCTAGGCGTTTTAAAGTTATTGGACGGAGTGATACGCAACCAATCGCTTCAAACGATGACCCTGAAGATAGAAAGAAGAATCAAAGAGTATATGTCACAGAAAACCGTTGGTCTAATACTGATGATTAG
- a CDS encoding RNA-guided endonuclease InsQ/TnpB family protein yields MKISRAYKFRLEPNAEQEVILNNLVGSARFVWNQILAISFGMFAKNNFINATNLVNKIMDLKSNPDFAFLKSSANAVTLQQKIRDLASAWSRFFDPKAHARLKENKRKPKKPKFFKLSDGTEIQLLPLMPQFKRKSDGCDSIRLVQFDKYCRIDGNRVKLPNGVGFVKFRKSQEVIGTIKNVTISKKSGHWYVSFGTERVLLENPRHPATSALGLDLGITKLITTSNGQYIKPKNSFKANQVKLAKLQRQLSKKVRFSENWKKHNLKIQKLHSHIANIRHDYLHKITTTLSKSHAMIVVEDLKVANMSKSASGTAARNGRNVKAKSRLNKSILDQGWSMMTDMLEYKQQWRGGLLIKVNPRYTSQTCFKCKHVDKENRQTQARFECVECGCVTNADFNAARNILAAGHAVLSAEGGRSKSYPLMQKTSEIREEVA; encoded by the coding sequence ATGAAAATTAGCAGAGCGTATAAGTTTAGGCTTGAGCCTAATGCAGAGCAAGAGGTTATCTTAAATAACCTTGTCGGCTCTGCACGTTTTGTTTGGAATCAAATACTGGCAATATCATTTGGGATGTTTGCTAAAAATAACTTTATTAACGCAACAAATCTTGTTAATAAAATCATGGATTTAAAGAGTAATCCTGATTTTGCATTTTTAAAATCCAGCGCTAATGCAGTTACATTGCAGCAGAAAATACGTGACCTTGCCTCGGCTTGGTCGCGATTTTTTGACCCTAAAGCACATGCACGACTCAAAGAAAATAAGAGGAAACCCAAAAAACCCAAGTTCTTTAAATTAAGTGATGGTACGGAAATTCAGCTACTCCCACTCATGCCACAATTTAAGCGCAAATCCGATGGCTGTGATTCAATCAGGCTGGTTCAGTTTGATAAGTATTGCCGTATTGATGGCAATCGAGTGAAACTACCGAACGGTGTTGGTTTTGTGAAGTTTAGGAAATCCCAAGAGGTCATTGGCACGATTAAAAACGTTACCATTAGCAAAAAATCAGGTCACTGGTATGTGTCATTTGGTACTGAAAGGGTGTTGCTGGAGAACCCACGCCACCCTGCCACCAGTGCACTAGGTCTGGATTTAGGTATTACCAAGTTAATTACCACCTCGAATGGTCAATACATCAAGCCCAAAAATAGCTTTAAAGCCAATCAAGTCAAACTGGCTAAATTACAGCGTCAATTAAGTAAGAAAGTAAGATTTAGCGAAAACTGGAAAAAACATAACCTGAAGATTCAAAAACTCCACAGCCACATTGCTAATATCAGGCATGACTACCTCCATAAAATCACAACCACACTCAGCAAAAGCCACGCTATGATTGTCGTTGAAGATTTGAAAGTCGCCAATATGTCAAAATCAGCAAGTGGCACAGCCGCCCGAAATGGGCGCAATGTCAAAGCCAAGTCACGATTGAATAAGTCAATCTTGGATCAAGGTTGGAGCATGATGACTGATATGCTTGAATATAAACAGCAGTGGCGCGGTGGATTACTGATTAAAGTTAATCCACGATATACAAGCCAAACCTGCTTTAAATGCAAGCATGTTGATAAAGAAAATAGACAAACTCAGGCAAGATTTGAGTGTGTCGAATGTGGTTGTGTTACGAATGCAGATTTTAATGCGGCTCGTAACATACTAGCGGCAGGGCATGCCGTTTTGTCTGCGGAGGGAGGACGTAGTAAAAGTTACCCGCTGATGCAGAAAACTAGCGAAATCCGCGAGGAAGTCGCCTAA
- a CDS encoding OmpA family protein, whose translation MTRKIYNVLLLTASISLVGCQTITVVPPKTAPQYENIRTMQADSDLDGDGVLDAIDECPETPPNVVVDAKGCPIEVDVGGLEMEFNGFFPPMSSQLPDTYDAVFVKVAESLNDYPKANVFIFGHAATNEIDKDAVATLGFDSLSRNRALSIKNTLVLQHHIDAERIRTYDCSNKILVPDTAFIDPSFEKLNVKNIEAKQRRATLKASSSVKDLTNLEYDSYIQMYGGYAKHCEPFE comes from the coding sequence ATGACTAGAAAAATCTACAACGTTTTATTATTGACCGCATCAATAAGCTTAGTAGGCTGCCAAACTATTACAGTTGTACCGCCCAAAACCGCACCTCAATATGAAAATATCAGGACGATGCAAGCGGATAGCGATTTAGATGGCGACGGCGTCCTTGATGCTATAGACGAATGCCCTGAAACGCCACCTAACGTAGTGGTTGATGCTAAAGGCTGTCCAATAGAGGTTGATGTGGGCGGACTTGAAATGGAATTCAATGGGTTTTTTCCGCCAATGAGCAGTCAATTACCTGATACCTATGATGCAGTATTTGTAAAAGTAGCAGAAAGTCTTAATGATTACCCAAAAGCCAATGTTTTTATTTTTGGTCATGCAGCTACAAATGAAATTGATAAAGATGCTGTAGCGACGCTTGGTTTCGATTCTCTATCACGCAATCGCGCCCTTAGCATCAAAAATACTTTAGTCTTGCAGCATCATATTGATGCTGAGCGTATCCGTACTTATGATTGCTCAAATAAAATTCTAGTGCCAGATACAGCATTTATAGACCCAAGTTTTGAAAAGCTTAATGTTAAAAATATTGAGGCAAAACAGCGTCGCGCAACGTTGAAGGCTAGTAGTTCAGTGAAAGACTTAACGAATCTTGAATATGATTCTTATATACAAATGTATGGTGGGTATGCCAAGCACTGTGAGCCCTTTGAATAA
- a CDS encoding OmpA family protein yields the protein MNILLRSMLVISISALTLSACQTADLSNQATQTTDIPVVEAILDSDGDGYSDDIDMCPGTPMNIVTDERGCPFTGMGIGLKMEYRAFFAKGSSELSPEYQLELDKVAAKLQEYYTATMRIEGHASTDKIDETSVSSSQLNSLSRNRALIVKNYLIMQHQIDPNRLSTFSFGAEQPIASSDTEEGKSMNRRVYGVAIANFDSEEEMSMNRRGYGITTELED from the coding sequence ATGAATATACTATTAAGAAGTATGCTTGTCATTTCAATCAGCGCTTTAACATTATCCGCCTGTCAAACCGCCGACTTGTCTAATCAAGCAACTCAAACTACTGATATACCAGTTGTTGAAGCTATTTTAGACAGCGATGGCGATGGATATTCTGATGATATAGATATGTGCCCAGGCACGCCAATGAACATAGTAACAGATGAAAGAGGTTGTCCTTTTACGGGTATGGGGATAGGTCTAAAAATGGAATATCGTGCCTTTTTTGCAAAGGGTAGTAGTGAGCTATCACCCGAGTATCAGCTTGAGCTTGATAAAGTAGCAGCAAAGCTACAAGAGTACTATACGGCAACTATGCGTATTGAGGGGCACGCTTCGACAGATAAAATAGATGAAACATCAGTTTCTAGTTCACAATTGAATTCTCTATCAAGAAATAGGGCGCTTATCGTCAAAAACTATCTGATAATGCAGCATCAAATTGATCCTAATCGTTTAAGTACTTTTAGTTTTGGTGCTGAGCAGCCTATTGCCTCTTCTGATACTGAAGAAGGTAAGTCTATGAACCGCCGGGTTTATGGGGTAGCTATTGCAAATTTTGATAGCGAAGAGGAGATGTCCATGAACCGCCGAGGTTATGGTATAACTACGGAGCTTGAAGATTAG
- a CDS encoding alpha/beta fold hydrolase: protein MSLYQLKTQFQDQLRPISDTFVEQKITANQVTVSAVLLSIGTAYVIAKPATEKQALWLLLPSSLFIRMALNAIDGMMAREHGQASKLGAILNEAGDIIADTALLASLMPHVTNSQSQVLERDVFSNQRHIINLIALSTSTELLAMASGAFLNIRTNQGPLGKSDRAFMLGVLGAFIGSKAPLSLSPIRIGQLCLLTEALLIKTCLNRLRYMANLYLMRQPPVLKSGLNVLSSDKSSLQSNIFDTKSDYLTSPAFLHHSSVKASLLESKIMPSMSKTTINAPDSVRETPNNMNFSKQAIINGESCYNAYDGTAIYYRYWLTMPLEELEKAEQQPTQQKRQVILLHRGHEHSGRLAELGQQFAIAGYQIFAWDARGNGRSGGIKDHAESVTQLERDLNDFVQMVIGQTGIAIDDTLIVASSIGAVLAAAWVHDYAPNIRGMILGTPALRIHLYMPFAIPSLKVARALGVMSRVSSYVKAQVLTHDKEAQQAYNADPLISNSISTDLLIDTHATGQRLLDDAGAITVPTFVLCAGKDYVVDKQAERDFYEAINTPVKRWQLYPDSYHAIFHETNKADVFDDCINFAEQVFSTEVKAPDLRTAHLNSASKDKVDRLAIKPFNPSFALTRFAMQKFGHVSDAIATGLEHGFDSGHSLDHVYYNQPSGQNKFGQAVDKFYLNNIGWQGIRIRREHILELAREALADIKLANQNQFNQNSPDEPYQPKLLDIASGHGFYAFDLLTEFENLHAELRDYEMHNIQALQAKAEQLEIADRVITCQKDAFDPASYSNVQKGSASVKETPLKKSGFDIAIASGVFELFSDNTLPATALTGIYDSLQAGGYLIYTNQPWHPEQEFISKTLNNHRGSSWVMRCRSQAEMDQLVECAGFKKVAMRIDRFGIFTVSLAIKTAPASCES from the coding sequence ATGTCGTTATACCAGCTCAAGACCCAATTTCAAGATCAGCTGCGACCCATAAGTGACACTTTTGTTGAGCAAAAAATCACTGCTAATCAAGTGACGGTGTCAGCTGTATTATTGAGTATTGGTACGGCTTATGTGATTGCTAAGCCAGCAACTGAAAAGCAGGCATTATGGCTGTTATTACCTTCTTCTTTGTTTATACGTATGGCGCTCAATGCCATCGATGGCATGATGGCGCGTGAGCATGGGCAGGCATCAAAACTTGGGGCGATACTGAATGAAGCTGGAGATATTATTGCGGACACGGCATTATTAGCCAGTCTGATGCCTCATGTTACTAATAGCCAATCACAAGTATTAGAAAGAGATGTCTTCTCAAACCAGCGCCACATTATTAACCTGATTGCGCTAAGTACGAGCACTGAACTATTAGCCATGGCCAGTGGTGCATTTCTAAATATTCGGACAAACCAAGGACCGTTAGGTAAAAGTGATCGGGCTTTTATGCTTGGTGTGCTGGGTGCTTTTATAGGTAGTAAAGCGCCGTTATCGTTATCTCCTATAAGAATAGGGCAGTTATGCTTACTAACAGAGGCGCTATTAATAAAAACCTGTCTTAATCGTTTACGCTATATGGCAAACTTATATTTGATGCGTCAGCCGCCTGTGCTTAAATCAGGTTTAAATGTATTATCAAGTGATAAATCAAGTCTTCAATCAAATATATTTGATACAAAATCTGACTATCTTACTTCTCCAGCCTTTTTGCACCATTCTTCTGTTAAAGCTTCCTTATTGGAGTCCAAAATAATGCCATCTATGTCTAAAACTACTATAAATGCACCAGATTCAGTAAGGGAAACCCCTAACAACATGAATTTTTCTAAACAAGCCATTATCAATGGTGAAAGTTGCTATAACGCTTATGATGGTACGGCGATTTATTACCGCTATTGGCTAACAATGCCTTTAGAGGAGTTAGAAAAGGCAGAGCAGCAACCTACACAACAAAAGCGCCAAGTCATTTTATTACATCGTGGTCATGAGCATTCGGGACGCCTAGCAGAGCTGGGGCAACAGTTTGCCATCGCAGGCTATCAAATATTCGCTTGGGATGCACGTGGTAATGGACGCTCAGGCGGCATCAAAGATCATGCCGAGAGCGTGACTCAGCTTGAGCGCGATTTAAACGATTTTGTGCAAATGGTTATTGGACAGACGGGTATAGCCATTGACGATACGCTAATCGTCGCCAGTAGTATCGGTGCCGTACTAGCAGCAGCATGGGTACATGATTATGCGCCCAATATTCGCGGCATGATACTCGGCACACCTGCGCTGCGCATTCACTTATATATGCCGTTTGCGATACCGTCGTTAAAGGTGGCGCGCGCACTTGGGGTAATGTCACGCGTTAGTAGTTACGTCAAAGCGCAAGTATTGACCCACGATAAAGAAGCACAGCAAGCCTACAATGCCGATCCGCTCATCTCAAACAGTATCTCAACCGACCTGCTTATCGATACCCATGCGACTGGACAGCGTTTACTCGATGATGCCGGCGCTATCACGGTGCCGACGTTTGTATTATGTGCCGGTAAAGATTATGTGGTTGATAAGCAGGCTGAGCGTGATTTTTATGAGGCAATCAATACGCCCGTGAAGCGTTGGCAACTATATCCAGACAGCTATCATGCTATCTTTCATGAGACCAATAAGGCAGATGTCTTTGATGATTGTATTAATTTCGCTGAGCAAGTATTCAGTACGGAGGTAAAAGCGCCTGATTTGCGTACAGCGCATCTTAATAGTGCCAGTAAAGACAAGGTTGATCGTTTAGCAATTAAACCCTTTAATCCAAGCTTTGCGCTGACGCGTTTTGCCATGCAAAAATTCGGTCATGTCAGCGACGCTATTGCCACAGGACTTGAACATGGTTTTGACTCCGGTCATTCGCTCGATCACGTTTATTATAATCAGCCCAGTGGGCAGAATAAATTTGGGCAGGCGGTCGATAAGTTTTATCTCAATAATATCGGCTGGCAAGGAATTCGTATCCGCCGTGAGCATATATTAGAGCTGGCACGTGAAGCATTGGCAGATATTAAGCTTGCCAATCAAAATCAATTTAATCAAAACAGCCCTGATGAGCCATACCAACCAAAATTACTAGATATTGCCAGTGGGCATGGTTTTTACGCGTTTGATTTATTGACAGAGTTTGAAAACTTACATGCTGAGCTACGTGATTATGAGATGCATAATATCCAAGCATTACAGGCCAAAGCAGAGCAGTTAGAGATTGCTGATCGTGTCATCACGTGTCAAAAAGATGCGTTTGACCCTGCCAGTTATTCAAATGTGCAGAAGGGAAGTGCAAGCGTTAAAGAAACACCGTTAAAAAAGTCAGGCTTTGATATCGCTATTGCCTCCGGTGTTTTTGAATTGTTTTCGGATAACACGCTACCAGCGACGGCATTGACAGGTATTTATGACAGCTTACAAGCTGGTGGCTATTTAATTTATACCAATCAGCCGTGGCACCCTGAACAGGAATTTATCAGTAAAACCTTAAATAATCATCGCGGTAGTAGTTGGGTGATGCGCTGTCGCTCACAAGCTGAAATGGATCAATTGGTTGAGTGTGCAGGCTTTAAAAAAGTTGCGATGCGTATCGATAGGTTTGGTATCTTTACCGTGTCATTAGCAATTAAAACAGCACCAGCCAGTTGTGAATCATAA
- a CDS encoding FAD-dependent monooxygenase has protein sequence MKNNHTLIIGGGIVGATLALKLAQDNEPVTLIDARPKRDEADWQQVLSQRDARVYALSLASIELLKEVGAWQKIAASKRKADYSQMQVWQLNGMGELLFGDSGDSNSSTNGNRNIVNNSSNSEPKMLGSMVEPAVIEYALWQRLSAPDVSQYLTVIDGHKVVDMDWLGAQQGYRVTLDNDTVIDANLLVGADGRGSFVRKQAGIELDVLDYNQTAICCAIQTEKPHLATARQAMLPTGTLALLPLADITDEDKANPQHWQSIVWTLPRNQALALIEEHPRYIADKLAAASHYELGAIHKIESIASFPLAAQQAKTYVADNLVLIGDAAHGVHPLAGQGLNLGMLDVKALSEQLTHDYARSGNKLWGANQTLRSYERLRRPHNSLMMHSFSALNWLFAGSLAQLRPIQQIRSEGMYRVSKIKPLMRLFAKQASGV, from the coding sequence ATGAAAAATAACCATACGCTGATTATCGGTGGCGGTATCGTCGGTGCGACGCTTGCTCTCAAACTGGCGCAAGACAATGAACCTGTGACGCTTATTGATGCACGCCCAAAGCGTGATGAAGCAGACTGGCAGCAAGTACTGAGTCAACGTGATGCGCGTGTCTATGCGCTTAGCCTTGCCAGTATTGAATTATTAAAAGAGGTTGGTGCTTGGCAAAAAATAGCAGCATCAAAGCGTAAAGCTGATTACTCGCAAATGCAGGTTTGGCAACTAAACGGTATGGGAGAGTTACTGTTTGGCGATAGTGGTGACTCTAATAGCAGTACTAATGGTAATAGAAATATTGTTAATAATAGCAGCAACTCTGAGCCAAAAATGCTTGGTAGTATGGTTGAGCCAGCGGTTATCGAATACGCCTTATGGCAGCGTTTATCTGCTCCCGATGTCAGCCAATATCTAACCGTTATCGATGGGCACAAAGTTGTCGATATGGATTGGCTAGGCGCACAGCAGGGCTATCGTGTGACGTTGGATAACGATACCGTGATTGACGCAAATTTATTGGTCGGTGCTGACGGTCGTGGTTCATTCGTGCGCAAGCAAGCAGGTATTGAGCTGGATGTGCTTGATTATAATCAAACGGCGATTTGCTGTGCGATTCAAACTGAAAAGCCGCATCTAGCAACTGCTCGTCAAGCCATGCTACCGACAGGCACGTTGGCACTGTTGCCTTTAGCGGATATCACTGATGAAGATAAAGCCAATCCACAGCATTGGCAGTCTATTGTATGGACATTGCCACGTAATCAAGCATTAGCGTTGATAGAAGAACACCCGCGCTACATCGCTGATAAACTCGCCGCTGCCAGTCATTATGAGCTTGGGGCTATCCATAAAATTGAGTCAATCGCTAGTTTTCCGTTAGCGGCACAGCAAGCAAAGACCTATGTCGCAGATAATTTAGTATTGATTGGCGATGCCGCCCACGGCGTTCATCCACTTGCTGGGCAGGGACTGAATTTGGGTATGCTCGATGTGAAAGCATTAAGCGAACAACTCACCCATGATTATGCGCGTAGTGGCAATAAGCTCTGGGGTGCCAATCAAACTTTGCGTAGCTATGAGCGTTTGCGCCGTCCACATAACAGTTTGATGATGCACAGCTTTTCGGCGCTTAATTGGCTGTTTGCAGGCTCGCTAGCTCAGCTGCGTCCTATTCAACAAATTCGTAGTGAAGGCATGTATCGGGTGAGCAAAATCAAGCCATTGATGCGACTGTTTGCTAAGCAGGCGAGTGGGGTTTAG
- a CDS encoding OmpA family protein has translation MKTKSWMTIGVVIASFILASCQSTPKNTMIDKQVYVPPKVLIEPLADTDNDGVPDIIDNCPNTPKDVVTDEYGCPVAVNLIGPLMMEIRVFFERHSNDLQTKYLIEVEKVAEKMHSDPELVVVLSGHTSEPEAVQIVVDINGEMNQVEADKRQLGRERAQIIKSALVKRNIARDKIYMFDCADNMPIAPNDTEEGMSMNQRIYGKALKADDFYTGSDHEQSLTYYKEFCQQF, from the coding sequence ATGAAAACTAAGTCATGGATGACGATAGGCGTTGTAATAGCTAGTTTTATTTTAGCCTCCTGCCAATCCACACCTAAAAATACCATGATAGATAAACAAGTATATGTTCCACCCAAAGTCTTAATAGAGCCACTTGCAGATACAGACAATGATGGTGTTCCTGACATTATAGATAATTGTCCGAACACTCCTAAAGATGTGGTAACGGATGAGTATGGCTGTCCAGTAGCTGTTAATCTAATAGGACCACTTATGATGGAGATTCGAGTATTCTTTGAGCGCCATAGTAATGATTTGCAAACGAAGTACTTGATAGAAGTGGAGAAAGTAGCGGAAAAAATGCATAGCGATCCTGAGCTGGTAGTGGTTTTGTCTGGTCATACCTCGGAGCCTGAAGCTGTGCAAATAGTAGTAGATATAAATGGGGAAATGAATCAAGTAGAAGCTGATAAACGTCAGTTAGGACGTGAGCGGGCACAGATAATAAAGAGTGCTTTGGTTAAGAGAAATATAGCTCGTGATAAAATCTATATGTTCGATTGCGCTGATAATATGCCGATTGCACCTAACGATACTGAGGAAGGCATGTCAATGAACCAACGTATTTATGGTAAAGCGTTAAAGGCAGATGATTTTTATACGGGCAGTGATCATGAGCAATCACTCACTTACTATAAAGAATTCTGTCAGCAATTTTAA
- a CDS encoding patatin-like phospholipase family protein, which yields MNDKSIKPYERVQLFSGGGSRFGYYLGSYAALVAYDLTPDIIIGTCGGSLSAYLVQLASDPKDLQQLMCSRELYHVIASIRHVAPDEASRRLKMRYMTHALKRWRLSRQLSKRQAQQQADSYEQLLDELQQLAIFRIDDESQWLKELSRFDASRNDPDETDSESNKNTPEIAIIASRLYQKPASHISPNHPLKLQELLFAPPRLTAPLSELTDKKMRSPAYIFAEERIHQSVKVLSQWDFSAAIRASMADMYYLPPTYIDELGWCLGGVINLTPIELACQLAETVFAETKAGYDSWLAAPAIQRVFGFDPNRRLAQVHGYQSIEPLYLSNSNLRAQQLHWLPFADNGQQLVGQHVQKRFNLKQMTVELMHSDYDGFVRQMQAQWQYGYQRTTEYLKAKEDSIRH from the coding sequence ATGAATGATAAAAGCATAAAGCCTTATGAACGTGTGCAGCTTTTTTCAGGAGGTGGCTCACGTTTTGGCTATTATTTAGGCAGCTATGCGGCACTAGTAGCTTATGATTTGACTCCCGATATTATCATTGGTACGTGCGGCGGTAGCTTATCAGCCTATTTAGTACAGCTCGCGTCCGACCCCAAAGACTTGCAGCAATTGATGTGTAGTCGTGAGTTGTATCATGTAATTGCTTCAATCAGGCATGTCGCGCCAGATGAAGCCAGTAGACGTCTAAAAATGCGCTATATGACGCATGCACTCAAACGTTGGCGCTTATCAAGGCAGCTATCTAAAAGGCAAGCACAACAACAAGCCGATAGTTACGAGCAATTATTAGATGAATTGCAGCAGTTAGCTATATTTCGAATTGATGATGAGAGTCAATGGCTTAAGGAGCTATCTCGTTTTGATGCTAGTAGAAATGACCCTGATGAAACCGATAGCGAAAGCAATAAAAATACACCAGAGATAGCGATTATCGCTAGCCGCCTTTATCAAAAGCCTGCTAGCCACATCTCGCCTAACCATCCATTAAAGCTCCAAGAGTTGCTATTTGCACCGCCACGTTTGACGGCTCCTTTATCAGAACTCACTGACAAAAAAATGCGATCACCTGCGTATATATTTGCTGAGGAACGCATACATCAGTCTGTTAAAGTTCTGAGCCAGTGGGATTTTTCTGCAGCGATTCGCGCTTCGATGGCAGATATGTATTATCTACCACCAACGTATATTGATGAGCTTGGCTGGTGCTTGGGTGGCGTGATTAATCTCACGCCCATTGAACTTGCTTGTCAGTTGGCAGAGACAGTATTTGCAGAGACCAAAGCCGGTTATGATTCATGGCTCGCTGCTCCTGCTATTCAACGCGTTTTTGGTTTTGATCCCAATCGACGTTTGGCACAGGTACACGGCTATCAATCGATAGAACCACTTTATCTATCTAACTCTAACCTTCGCGCCCAGCAGCTACATTGGTTACCCTTTGCTGATAACGGTCAGCAACTGGTAGGGCAGCACGTACAAAAGCGTTTTAATCTGAAACAAATGACGGTCGAGCTGATGCATAGTGACTACGATGGTTTTGTGCGGCAAATGCAGGCGCAATGGCAGTATGGCTATCAGCGTACGACTGAATATCTAAAAGCGAAAGAGGACTCCATCCGACATTAG
- a CDS encoding IS5 family transposase (programmed frameshift), translating into MARTVLTDNTWEQLQSTMKAHGCHTWKNDRQVMEAILWKLRTGAPWRDIPSELCPWKTAYNRFNRLSKKGLWEQFFFDLRASIDEEWVFADGSYIRCHQHSSGARRGELRATGKSRGGTTTKIHLAVDSHGNPIDFKITGGDVHDSQAVDDIIEMLTDATYFIADKAYDSETIRTRLKQDNISPVIPKRKNAKQPDLAFDHYLYKLRHLVENTFAKLKHFRSIATRYEKLARNYKSMLYLACTMIHCKLN; encoded by the exons ATGGCAAGAACAGTGCTCACTGATAATACATGGGAACAACTCCAAAGTACCATGAAAGCTCATGGCTGTCATACTTGGAAAAACGACAGACAAGTCATGGAAGCCATACTGTGGAAACTTCGTACGGGCGCCCCGTGGCGTGATATACCGAGTGAGCTATGTCCATGGAAAACTGCCTACAATCGCTTTAATAGGTTGTCAAAAAAGGGGTTGTGGGAGCAATTTTTTT TTGACCTACGAGCAAGTATTGATGAAGAGTGGGTATTCGCAGATGGAAGCTACATCCGCTGTCACCAGCATTCAAGCGGCGCCAGACGAGGAGAGCTTCGAGCTACCGGAAAGTCACGAGGTGGAACCACCACTAAGATTCATCTCGCCGTCGATTCGCATGGAAACCCGATTGATTTTAAAATCACTGGGGGTGATGTCCACGACAGCCAAGCGGTAGATGACATTATAGAGATGCTAACGGATGCGACCTACTTTATTGCTGATAAAGCTTATGATTCTGAAACCATTAGAACTAGGCTAAAGCAAGACAACATAAGCCCTGTCATCCCTAAAAGAAAAAACGCTAAGCAACCAGACCTAGCGTTTGATCACTATTTATATAAGCTACGACACTTGGTTGAAAACACATTTGCAAAGCTAAAACACTTTCGTAGTATTGCGACTCGCTACGAAAAACTGGCACGAAATTATAAATCTATGCTATATCTGGCTTGTACTATGATCCACTGCAAACTGAATTAG
- a CDS encoding lysine exporter LysO family protein, whose product MQNLVTLVLVLMPMFIGFAIPSNPTMTKIADKGLSYLVFIILGLIGIELSQVEGLGSQVGEIALYVTILSILTIGSGLFALMLFDRLRPWHAKKPSVKSKEHRVSIRGSLAQVICVVIGMVIGYFLPTDYMPPENTMTVMLMILILLVGIGLKGSGITLKEVLLNKRGVEMSIIFTLAVLVGGLIFAMIFSEVSWTKGLALASGFGWYSLSAIVMTDAYGAIWGSVALFNDLIREFFALIFIPVFMRKYPSASVGLGGATSLDFTLPIIQQSGGLKVVPLAISFGFIINIVAPVLMVVFSALG is encoded by the coding sequence ATGCAAAATCTCGTTACTCTGGTCTTGGTCTTAATGCCGATGTTTATTGGTTTTGCCATTCCCTCCAATCCAACCATGACTAAGATTGCCGATAAAGGCCTGTCTTATTTGGTCTTTATTATTTTAGGTTTGATTGGTATTGAGTTATCACAAGTGGAAGGGCTTGGCAGTCAAGTAGGAGAAATAGCCCTTTATGTCACGATATTATCGATATTGACGATTGGGTCGGGTTTATTTGCTCTGATGCTATTTGATCGCCTGCGTCCGTGGCATGCCAAAAAACCTAGCGTCAAATCTAAAGAGCATCGCGTTAGTATTCGCGGCAGCCTCGCCCAAGTGATCTGTGTGGTGATTGGGATGGTAATTGGCTATTTTCTACCAACCGATTATATGCCACCTGAAAACACCATGACGGTGATGCTAATGATATTAATTTTGTTAGTTGGTATTGGGCTAAAAGGTTCCGGTATTACGTTAAAAGAAGTGCTGCTTAATAAACGCGGTGTTGAGATGAGCATTATCTTTACGCTAGCCGTGCTGGTTGGCGGGCTTATTTTTGCCATGATATTTAGTGAAGTTTCGTGGACAAAAGGTTTGGCACTGGCGTCAGGATTTGGTTGGTATTCGCTATCTGCGATTGTGATGACCGATGCTTATGGGGCGATTTGGGGCAGTGTGGCGTTGTTTAATGACTTGATACGGGAGTTCTTTGCGTTGATATTTATTCCCGTCTTTATGCGTAAATATCCGTCCGCTTCCGTCGGACTTGGCGGTGCGACCAGTTTAGATTTTACTCTGCCAATTATTCAGCAATCAGGTGGTCTAAAAGTGGTGCCATTGGCGATTAGCTTTGGCTTTATTATTAATATTGTCGCGCCCGTGCTGATGGTGGTATTTTCGGCGTTGGGGTAA